In Lacibacter sp. H375, one DNA window encodes the following:
- a CDS encoding Gfo/Idh/MocA family oxidoreductase yields MSGNNYSRRKFLRDALLASAAAATPGLLMGRGFGSADKVNLACIGIGNRGAEIIKELYKTGLANIVALCDVDMEAPHTLDILKQFPNVPRFKDFRQMFDKMGNQIEAVSIGTPDFSHFPITMMAIGLGKHVYVEKPMARTFQEVELMMKAAAKHPKVVTQMGNQGHSEANYFQFKAWKEAGIIKDVTAITAHMNSARRWHGWNPKISSFPAAEPIPSTLDWDVWQMHTQGHSYNKDFVNGQWRCWFDFGMGALGDWGAHILDTAHEFLDLGLPYEVDPLRLDGHNNFFYPMSTTLSFKFPKRGAMPPVEIKWYDGLDNLPPIPAGYGVQGLDPSIPPPSTGAMQPAKLNPGKIIYSKDLTFKGGSHASTLSIIPEEKAKEMASKLPTVPTTPSNHFANFLKACKGEEKTRSSFAIAGPLSQVFCLGVLAQWTGEKIVFDRSKKIITSSKRANELLIGPPPRKGWEQYYKV; encoded by the coding sequence ATGTCTGGTAACAATTATTCAAGAAGAAAATTTTTAAGAGACGCACTGTTAGCATCGGCTGCAGCCGCCACACCCGGTTTATTAATGGGCAGGGGCTTTGGAAGTGCTGACAAAGTAAACCTCGCCTGTATTGGTATTGGCAACCGTGGAGCAGAGATCATTAAAGAACTGTACAAAACCGGTTTGGCAAATATCGTTGCACTGTGCGATGTAGATATGGAAGCGCCGCACACATTGGATATCTTAAAACAGTTTCCGAATGTGCCACGCTTTAAAGACTTCCGCCAGATGTTCGATAAAATGGGCAACCAGATCGAAGCTGTTTCAATCGGCACTCCAGATTTTTCTCACTTCCCGATTACGATGATGGCGATTGGTTTAGGCAAACATGTGTATGTTGAGAAACCAATGGCCAGAACTTTCCAGGAAGTAGAGTTGATGATGAAGGCCGCAGCAAAACATCCGAAAGTTGTTACACAGATGGGCAACCAGGGACATTCGGAAGCAAATTATTTTCAATTCAAAGCGTGGAAAGAAGCGGGCATCATTAAAGATGTAACTGCCATTACAGCACATATGAACTCTGCACGCCGTTGGCATGGATGGAATCCGAAGATCAGTTCGTTCCCTGCAGCAGAACCCATTCCATCAACACTTGATTGGGATGTTTGGCAGATGCACACGCAGGGGCATTCGTATAACAAAGATTTTGTAAATGGACAATGGCGTTGTTGGTTCGACTTTGGTATGGGTGCACTGGGCGATTGGGGTGCACATATTCTTGATACTGCACATGAGTTTCTTGATCTTGGTCTTCCGTATGAAGTTGATCCGTTGAGATTAGATGGACATAATAATTTCTTTTATCCAATGTCAACCACGCTCTCATTCAAATTTCCAAAGCGTGGCGCAATGCCACCTGTTGAAATAAAATGGTATGATGGTTTAGATAATCTTCCGCCAATACCTGCTGGTTATGGTGTGCAAGGTCTTGATCCAAGTATTCCCCCACCAAGTACGGGTGCAATGCAACCGGCTAAATTAAATCCTGGTAAAATTATTTACAGCAAGGATCTTACATTCAAAGGTGGATCACATGCAAGTACCTTATCGATCATTCCGGAAGAGAAAGCAAAAGAAATGGCTTCGAAGTTGCCAACTGTTCCAACAACGCCATCGAATCACTTTGCAAACTTTTTAAAGGCATGTAAAGGTGAAGAAAAAACAAGATCATCATTTGCAATTGCAGGTCCGTTAAGCCAGGTATTCTGTTTAGGTGTATTGGCACAATGGACGGGTGAAAAAATTGTGTTCGACAGAAGCAAGAAAATAATCACCAGCAGTAAAAGAGCAAATGAATTATTGATTGGTCCACCGCCACGGAAAGGTTGGGAGCAGTATTATAAAGTATAA
- a CDS encoding 3-keto-disaccharide hydrolase, with the protein MQKLMTIALLFIAMNGLAQKGEWQSLFDGKTLNGWKQMTGSAPYTVEKGELVGTTVPNSPNSFLVLEQRFTGDFVLELESMMTDTTTNSGVQFRSNFDPKANNGKGRVYGYQYDFDPSSRKWSGGIYDEGRREWLYPVSHNPKGQIFFSPNVYHKIRIECIGNSIKTWLDGKAVSYVVDTLTSNEGLIALQVHSIGKPEHAGVKVHWKNIRIKTKNIQPLAFPAGVYVANLQPNQLTAYEKQNGWKLLFDGKTTNGWFGAYKKTFPEKGWEVKDGVLKVLASTGGESTNGGDIVTKDQYSAFEMSFDFKLTKGANSGVKYFVTLNENNSGSAIGLEYQLLDDTLHPDAKAGREGNRTLASLYDLIKAQKTTRFIRQPGNWNTARIIVYPNNHVEHYLNGVKVLEYDRGSQAFRDLVAISKYKVWPNFGEAKKGHILLQDHGNEVWFKSIKIRELK; encoded by the coding sequence ATGCAAAAATTGATGACGATTGCTTTGTTATTCATTGCCATGAATGGCTTGGCGCAGAAAGGAGAATGGCAATCTTTGTTTGATGGAAAGACATTGAACGGTTGGAAACAAATGACCGGCTCTGCACCTTACACTGTTGAAAAAGGTGAACTTGTTGGTACAACAGTTCCTAATTCACCTAATTCATTCCTGGTATTGGAACAACGTTTTACAGGCGATTTTGTATTGGAACTTGAGTCAATGATGACAGATACTACCACAAACTCAGGTGTGCAGTTCAGAAGTAATTTCGACCCCAAAGCAAACAATGGTAAAGGAAGAGTGTACGGTTATCAATATGATTTTGATCCCAGCTCACGTAAATGGAGCGGCGGTATTTATGATGAAGGAAGAAGAGAATGGTTATACCCTGTGTCGCATAATCCGAAGGGACAGATATTCTTTTCACCCAATGTGTATCATAAAATAAGAATTGAATGTATTGGCAATTCTATAAAAACATGGTTGGATGGAAAGGCCGTTTCTTATGTGGTTGACACATTAACTTCAAATGAAGGATTGATTGCATTACAGGTTCACTCAATTGGCAAGCCGGAACATGCAGGTGTAAAAGTTCATTGGAAAAACATCCGCATCAAAACAAAAAATATTCAACCACTTGCTTTTCCTGCAGGTGTTTATGTAGCCAATCTGCAACCCAACCAACTTACAGCTTACGAAAAACAAAACGGGTGGAAGCTGTTATTTGATGGAAAGACAACCAATGGCTGGTTTGGAGCATACAAAAAAACTTTTCCTGAAAAAGGTTGGGAAGTAAAAGATGGGGTATTGAAAGTGCTTGCTTCTACAGGAGGCGAATCAACCAACGGTGGTGATATTGTTACAAAGGATCAATACAGTGCATTTGAAATGTCTTTTGATTTTAAATTGACCAAAGGTGCAAACAGTGGTGTGAAATATTTTGTAACGCTTAATGAAAATAATAGTGGTTCAGCAATCGGATTAGAATATCAATTGCTTGATGATACACTGCACCCCGATGCAAAAGCTGGTCGTGAAGGCAACCGCACATTAGCTTCATTATACGATCTTATTAAAGCACAGAAAACAACACGGTTTATTCGCCAGCCCGGCAACTGGAACACAGCACGCATTATTGTTTATCCGAACAATCATGTAGAACACTACCTGAATGGAGTTAAAGTGCTGGAATATGATCGTGGGTCGCAGGCATTCCGTGATCTGGTAGCTATCAGCAAATACAAAGTATGGCCAAATTTCGGTGAAGCAAAGAAAGGCCATATCCTGTTGCAGGATCATGGCAATGAAGTTTGGTTTAAGAGTATTAAGATAAGAGAGTTGAAATGA
- a CDS encoding L,D-transpeptidase family protein → MLLKTLCSASLLLTIVIAGFTGCKSSNGKDKAVTTDTIPKTQPDITLPGNFSTQTKLKFDSSAIPAFFSKYPKLKPYEKDLLVFYSHRKFAYAWFDSNGMIEQAGNLFNKIENISDEGVPVQILYEEEFHKLMDNDSTENFTEKANSTAELMLTAQYFFYAKKIWSGLDAKAMRATNWDLPRKKLSYEAFLDSLLEVPSSAFMQTEPVYRQYGLLKTFLKQYRTLAESGKWKPIKADKKSYRLNDSSKIIPEIREHLYLLGDLKSNNQSTVFDLELESAVKNFQQRYGIKDDGIVGTSMLAELNYPITKRVEQIIVNMERCRWLPVALKTDYIVINIPEYKFHAYENDSLVWSMNVVVGTALNKTAIFNGMMNNVVFSPYWNVPPGIMKKEILPAIRRNSNYLERNHMEWNGNAVRQKPGPWNALGKVKFLFPNSHSIYLHDTPSKSLFSQDKRAFSHGCIRVEDPRRLANYVLRHQPEWTEERIDSAMNAEKEMYVKIKKPIPVYIAYFTSWVDRDGRLNLRNDIYKRDGRLAEMIIENSKLK, encoded by the coding sequence ATGCTCCTCAAAACACTTTGTTCAGCTTCTCTGCTTCTCACTATTGTAATAGCTGGCTTTACCGGTTGTAAATCATCTAACGGGAAAGACAAAGCCGTTACGACAGATACGATCCCAAAAACACAACCCGACATTACTTTGCCGGGTAATTTCAGCACTCAAACAAAATTGAAATTCGACAGTAGCGCTATTCCTGCCTTCTTCAGCAAGTACCCAAAACTAAAACCATACGAAAAGGACCTGTTAGTGTTTTATAGTCATCGCAAATTTGCTTACGCCTGGTTTGATTCGAATGGAATGATTGAACAGGCAGGTAACCTGTTTAACAAGATCGAAAATATTTCTGATGAAGGTGTGCCTGTACAAATATTGTATGAAGAAGAGTTTCACAAGCTGATGGACAATGATTCAACAGAAAATTTTACAGAGAAAGCCAACAGCACCGCTGAACTAATGCTCACTGCACAGTATTTTTTTTATGCAAAGAAAATATGGAGCGGACTTGATGCAAAAGCCATGCGTGCAACCAACTGGGATCTGCCCCGCAAGAAATTATCTTACGAAGCTTTTCTCGATTCGCTGCTCGAAGTACCGTCATCGGCATTCATGCAAACAGAACCAGTTTACCGACAGTATGGTTTATTAAAAACATTTTTGAAGCAATACAGAACGCTTGCAGAAAGTGGGAAATGGAAGCCGATCAAGGCAGATAAGAAATCATATCGTCTTAACGACAGCAGCAAGATCATTCCTGAAATAAGAGAACATCTTTACTTATTGGGTGATCTTAAAAGCAATAATCAATCAACTGTGTTTGATCTTGAATTGGAAAGTGCAGTTAAAAATTTTCAACAGCGTTATGGTATTAAAGACGATGGCATTGTTGGCACAAGCATGCTTGCAGAACTGAACTATCCAATTACCAAGCGGGTTGAGCAGATCATCGTGAACATGGAGCGTTGCCGTTGGCTGCCGGTTGCTTTAAAAACCGATTACATTGTGATCAACATACCCGAGTATAAATTTCATGCGTATGAAAACGATTCATTAGTATGGAGTATGAACGTTGTTGTTGGTACTGCATTAAACAAAACAGCTATTTTCAATGGCATGATGAACAATGTGGTGTTCAGTCCTTACTGGAATGTGCCGCCGGGCATTATGAAAAAAGAAATCCTTCCAGCCATTCGCAGAAACAGTAACTACCTTGAACGTAACCATATGGAATGGAATGGCAATGCAGTTCGGCAAAAGCCCGGCCCATGGAATGCATTGGGCAAAGTGAAATTTTTATTTCCCAACAGTCACAGCATTTACCTGCACGATACGCCATCAAAATCATTATTCAGCCAGGATAAGCGTGCTTTCAGTCATGGATGTATTCGTGTGGAAGATCCAAGACGTTTGGCCAACTATGTATTACGTCATCAACCCGAATGGACAGAAGAACGTATTGATTCAGCAATGAATGCAGAAAAAGAAATGTATGTTAAGATTAAGAAGCCCATTCCTGTATATATTGCTTATTTCACATCGTGGGTTGATCGTGATGGAAGATTGAACCTACGTAACGATATTTACAAACGTGATGGACGCTTAGCAGAAATGATCATCGAAAATTCGAAACTGAAATGA
- a CDS encoding glycosyltransferase family 39 protein: MNNKIITILFILICTVYFIGIGVDTMDVDASQYAGISREMKESGSYLQVYEQGKEYLDKPPFLFWVSALSMKVFGDNNLGYKFPSILFAIFAVFATFRFAKLFYDRTIALLSAAVLATCQAVFLITSDIRTDTILMSWVIIAMWQLAEWYKSKKTFHFILGAAAIGAGMVTKGPIALFVPIFAFGSHFVLKREWKQIFQPVYLLGILVIALVLLPMSIGLYQQFDLHPEKTVNGLKNVSGLKFFYWTQSFGRITGENVWNNNAPFSFLFENLLWGMLPWTLFFVAGLVYEIIRIIGNRLFVGRNEEFLTTGGFLLSYCSLGISKYQLPHYIYVVLPFIAIITAKMVYRLFWEKKLPLLRNILTPIQWIVCAALVVAPAMILLYSFPTTSVWPWVIPVISLIGAIGLMLNKQVIKKLIAVSLSLIVGLNIFLSSWFYPQLLQYQSGNVVGRYIVDQKISADKFFFYKFKGSGKAIHFYAKHIIGTVDSLDAATTGTYLYTSDEGLKEIQQSGKLHVIEKEGLDYHVTSLSGKFLNKNTRDEQCGKYYVVKML; the protein is encoded by the coding sequence ATGAACAATAAAATAATCACTATTCTTTTCATACTCATCTGTACTGTTTATTTTATTGGTATCGGTGTAGATACAATGGATGTAGATGCATCTCAATACGCTGGCATCAGTCGTGAAATGAAAGAGAGTGGCAGTTACCTGCAGGTGTATGAGCAGGGAAAAGAATATTTAGACAAACCTCCTTTTCTCTTCTGGGTTTCTGCTTTGTCCATGAAAGTATTTGGAGACAATAATCTTGGTTATAAATTTCCATCCATCCTATTTGCCATCTTTGCTGTGTTTGCAACATTTCGTTTTGCAAAACTGTTTTACGACAGAACAATTGCCTTGCTATCTGCTGCTGTACTTGCAACCTGCCAGGCAGTGTTCCTCATTACCAGTGATATTCGTACCGATACCATTTTAATGAGCTGGGTAATTATTGCCATGTGGCAATTAGCTGAATGGTATAAGTCAAAGAAAACATTTCATTTCATTTTAGGTGCGGCTGCTATTGGTGCCGGCATGGTTACAAAAGGCCCCATTGCATTGTTCGTTCCCATCTTTGCATTCGGCAGTCATTTTGTGTTGAAGCGTGAATGGAAACAAATTTTTCAACCTGTTTATCTGCTGGGCATTCTAGTGATTGCACTTGTGTTGCTGCCCATGAGCATTGGATTGTACCAACAGTTCGATCTGCATCCCGAAAAAACAGTAAACGGATTAAAAAATGTATCAGGTTTAAAATTCTTTTACTGGACACAAAGCTTTGGCCGCATCACCGGTGAAAACGTTTGGAACAACAATGCTCCATTCAGCTTCTTATTTGAAAATTTATTGTGGGGCATGTTGCCCTGGACTCTGTTCTTTGTTGCAGGACTTGTGTATGAGATCATCAGAATCATAGGCAATCGTTTATTTGTTGGCAGAAATGAAGAGTTCTTAACAACAGGTGGTTTTCTTCTTAGCTATTGTTCGTTGGGTATTTCAAAATATCAACTGCCACATTATATCTATGTAGTGCTGCCATTCATTGCCATCATTACTGCTAAAATGGTGTACCGACTATTTTGGGAGAAGAAACTTCCGTTGTTGCGTAACATTCTAACTCCTATTCAATGGATCGTATGTGCAGCCTTAGTAGTTGCTCCTGCAATGATTCTTTTGTATAGTTTTCCAACAACATCTGTATGGCCCTGGGTCATTCCGGTTATCAGTCTCATTGGAGCAATTGGTTTAATGTTGAATAAACAGGTGATTAAAAAACTCATCGCTGTATCACTTTCATTGATCGTTGGATTAAATATTTTTCTCAGTTCCTGGTTTTATCCGCAGCTGCTGCAATATCAATCGGGTAATGTAGTAGGTCGTTACATTGTAGATCAGAAAATTTCTGCTGATAAGTTTTTCTTTTATAAATTCAAAGGGAGTGGCAAAGCCATTCATTTTTATGCAAAGCATATCATCGGAACAGTTGATTCACTTGATGCAGCAACAACAGGCACTTACCTTTATACATCAGATGAGGGATTGAAAGAAATTCAACAAAGCGGAAAGCTTCATGTGATAGAAAAAGAAGGACTGGATTACCATGTAACATCATTATCAGGAAAATTCCTCAACAAGAATACAAGAGATGAGCAATGCGGAAAATATTATGTGGTGAAGATGCTGTGA
- a CDS encoding MFS transporter produces the protein MSKNERLIIVLLASINFTHILDFMIMMPLGNYLMPYFKLSPQQFTFLVGAYTLTAGLSGFAAAFFVNRYDRKKVLLYGYTGFLLGTIACGIAPSYELLLAARVLAGLFGGLIGAQVLSIVADLIPYERRGAAMGAIMSAFAMASTFGVPFSLYLANIFSWHAPFLLVGFLGIVIIPLVWKLVPPMSGHIQEEHGKRIDVLMSVVKNPTQRLALLFSCLIMMGHFLIIPFINPYMEFNNGYPKSITPMIYLVGGISSFFAANILGRFADKYGKLQVFSVSVLVSLFFVWLITNLPPVHFVVALAMFGIWFILATGRGVSAQAMISNVVDPKQRGSFMSFNSSVQQLGTAAASFISGIIVVQGQGGKILRYEWLGYLSIVILLICFFLARRLFRKMQNQPLVETAMPLQEA, from the coding sequence ATGAGTAAAAACGAACGGCTGATCATTGTTTTGCTGGCATCGATCAATTTCACCCACATCCTTGATTTTATGATCATGATGCCATTGGGAAATTACCTGATGCCTTATTTTAAACTCTCACCACAGCAATTCACATTCCTTGTTGGCGCATATACATTAACAGCAGGTCTCTCAGGATTTGCCGCTGCCTTTTTTGTAAATCGATACGATCGCAAAAAAGTGCTGTTGTATGGCTATACCGGCTTCTTACTTGGAACAATTGCTTGCGGCATAGCACCGAGCTATGAATTGCTGTTGGCAGCTCGTGTGTTAGCAGGGTTGTTTGGCGGTTTAATTGGTGCTCAGGTATTATCAATAGTTGCTGATCTTATTCCGTATGAAAGGAGAGGAGCGGCCATGGGTGCTATTATGAGTGCATTTGCAATGGCTTCTACATTTGGGGTTCCGTTTTCTTTATACCTCGCAAATATTTTCAGCTGGCATGCGCCATTTCTGTTAGTTGGTTTTCTAGGAATAGTGATCATTCCATTGGTGTGGAAACTTGTGCCGCCAATGAGTGGACATATACAGGAAGAACATGGCAAACGAATTGATGTGTTGATGTCGGTTGTAAAAAATCCTACGCAGCGATTGGCATTGCTGTTTTCGTGTTTGATCATGATGGGACATTTTCTCATCATCCCGTTTATTAATCCATACATGGAATTTAATAACGGCTATCCAAAGTCCATTACACCAATGATCTATCTCGTTGGTGGGATATCTTCATTTTTTGCTGCAAATATTCTTGGCCGCTTTGCTGATAAATATGGAAAGCTACAGGTGTTTTCTGTGTCGGTATTAGTGTCGTTGTTTTTTGTTTGGTTAATCACGAATCTTCCGCCTGTTCATTTTGTTGTTGCATTGGCGATGTTTGGAATATGGTTTATACTGGCAACGGGTCGTGGTGTATCGGCTCAGGCGATGATCAGTAATGTGGTTGATCCAAAACAACGTGGAAGTTTTATGAGTTTTAACAGCAGTGTGCAGCAATTAGGAACTGCCGCTGCATCTTTTATTTCGGGGATCATTGTGGTGCAAGGCCAGGGAGGAAAGATATTACGTTATGAATGGCTGGGCTACCTGAGTATTGTGATCTTGTTGATTTGCTTTTTCCTGGCCAGAAGACTGTTTCGTAAAATGCAGAACCAGCCTCTTGTAGAAACGGCAATGCCTTTACAGGAAGCCTAG
- a CDS encoding Gfo/Idh/MocA family protein — MQRRNFIRQSGLLTAGLLLHQQMLQAYGSVDAAKTISIGIIGCGDRGNGLGFVLNSMPEQFQLKAVCDVLAFRLDQSKKLDKKNNLRYEKDYRKILDDKTIDAVIIATPLHNHYEIAAAAIKAGKHVYLEKTMTYDADQSLALVKLSQEYPKQTLQVGHQYRYTPLYFKVKELIDKGYLGKVTQIDCRWDRNWNWRRAVPQGYTDRQVNWRMYKEYSGGLPAELLSHQVDFINWAFNTHPDEILGTGGIDYYKDGRETFDNVQTILRYNKEGMIGNFGATCGNEKDGYLFKLKGTKGTIQLLMNDGIFFPEKQTKKELETVDGVTGATKIEWNKEGGIPILKEKSKDGSWYALSEFHKMVTEYSKPVSNVITGATTAFCVHLMNQSIYKHSIEKWKPEFNLV, encoded by the coding sequence ATGCAACGAAGAAATTTTATCCGTCAATCAGGATTGCTTACCGCTGGCTTATTATTGCATCAGCAAATGCTGCAGGCTTATGGTTCAGTTGATGCTGCTAAAACAATTTCCATAGGTATTATTGGTTGTGGCGACAGAGGTAACGGACTTGGCTTTGTACTAAACAGCATGCCGGAACAGTTTCAATTAAAAGCTGTTTGCGATGTGTTAGCATTTCGTCTTGACCAGTCAAAGAAACTTGATAAGAAGAACAATCTCCGTTACGAAAAAGATTACCGTAAGATTCTCGATGATAAAACGATTGATGCGGTGATCATTGCTACACCACTGCATAATCATTATGAAATTGCAGCAGCAGCCATCAAGGCGGGCAAACATGTGTATCTCGAAAAAACAATGACCTATGATGCAGATCAATCATTGGCTTTGGTTAAATTATCACAGGAATATCCCAAACAAACTTTACAGGTTGGGCATCAATATCGTTACACTCCACTTTATTTTAAAGTAAAAGAGTTGATCGATAAAGGTTATCTCGGTAAAGTAACACAGATCGATTGCCGTTGGGATCGTAACTGGAACTGGCGCAGAGCTGTGCCGCAAGGTTATACCGACAGGCAAGTGAACTGGCGCATGTACAAAGAATACTCAGGAGGATTACCCGCTGAATTATTATCGCACCAGGTTGATTTCATTAACTGGGCGTTCAATACCCATCCCGATGAAATACTTGGTACTGGCGGTATTGATTATTATAAAGATGGAAGGGAAACGTTTGATAATGTGCAAACCATTCTGCGTTATAATAAAGAAGGAATGATCGGCAATTTTGGCGCAACATGCGGCAATGAAAAAGATGGCTACCTCTTTAAGTTGAAAGGAACAAAAGGAACCATCCAGTTGCTGATGAACGACGGAATATTTTTTCCGGAGAAACAAACAAAGAAAGAGCTGGAAACAGTAGATGGTGTTACGGGTGCTACAAAAATTGAATGGAACAAAGAAGGTGGCATTCCTATTCTGAAAGAAAAATCAAAAGACGGCAGTTGGTATGCGTTAAGCGAATTTCATAAAATGGTTACAGAATATTCAAAACCTGTATCAAACGTGATCACTGGTGCAACTACAGCTTTTTGTGTGCACCTGATGAATCAATCTATTTATAAACATTCCATTGAAAAATGGAAACCGGAATTTAACCTCGTATAA
- the rplI gene encoding 50S ribosomal protein L9, which produces MEVILIQDVNTLGGKNEVVKVKNGYARNFLIPQKFAVEASPSNVKQLAERLKVQKKKEDAMLAEIKSVIAKLTEAPVKLTAKTGTSGKIFGSVTTVMIARAIREQKGYEIDRRKIHLLDEVKELGTHKAKVDFANGNEAEIEIEVVAEA; this is translated from the coding sequence ATGGAAGTTATTTTAATTCAGGATGTAAACACACTCGGCGGTAAGAACGAGGTAGTTAAAGTTAAGAACGGTTACGCTCGTAACTTTTTGATCCCTCAGAAATTCGCTGTTGAAGCTTCTCCTTCAAACGTAAAGCAATTAGCTGAGCGTTTAAAAGTGCAGAAGAAGAAAGAAGATGCAATGTTGGCTGAAATCAAGTCGGTAATTGCAAAACTTACTGAAGCTCCTGTTAAGCTTACAGCTAAAACAGGTACAAGTGGTAAGATCTTCGGTAGCGTTACAACCGTTATGATCGCACGTGCAATCCGTGAGCAAAAAGGTTACGAGATCGATCGCCGCAAGATCCACCTGTTGGATGAAGTGAAAGAACTCGGAACTCACAAAGCAAAAGTTGATTTTGCTAACGGTAACGAAGCTGAAATTGAAATTGAAGTTGTAGCTGAAGCTTAA
- a CDS encoding aldo/keto reductase, with protein sequence MIYSNIIAGTMKWGAWGAKFTTNEYEQMINDCIAAGVTTFDHADIYGDYTTEEDFGKVLQEQPALRQQMQLITKCGIQMVSVNRPHHKIKSYDTSYEHIIESVDRSLSNLATDYIDCLLIHRPDPLFHADEVAKAFEQLKQQGKVLEFGVSNFRKWQVDLLRSRFPVSVNQVECSLLHLEPFGDGTLDQCQQHGMIPMAWSPMGGGNIFVIDDEDERNKRIIAVANILAEKYATGADVILLSWLMTHPANILPVLGTSKIERVHAAVAATLLKLEREEWFMLWRASTGREVA encoded by the coding sequence ATGATTTATTCAAACATAATTGCCGGCACCATGAAATGGGGTGCATGGGGAGCAAAGTTTACTACAAATGAGTACGAACAAATGATTAACGATTGTATTGCAGCAGGTGTAACCACATTTGATCATGCTGATATTTATGGAGACTACACAACTGAAGAAGACTTTGGAAAAGTATTACAAGAACAACCGGCGTTACGGCAACAGATGCAGCTCATTACCAAATGCGGTATTCAAATGGTATCGGTCAATCGGCCTCATCATAAAATAAAATCATACGATACATCGTATGAACATATTATTGAATCGGTTGACCGATCGCTTTCAAATTTAGCTACTGATTACATTGATTGTTTGCTTATTCATCGTCCTGATCCTTTATTTCATGCAGATGAAGTGGCAAAAGCATTTGAACAATTGAAACAACAAGGTAAAGTGTTGGAGTTTGGTGTTTCAAATTTCAGGAAATGGCAGGTTGATCTGCTAAGAAGCCGCTTTCCTGTTTCTGTTAACCAGGTTGAATGTTCGCTGCTTCACCTTGAACCGTTTGGAGATGGCACATTAGATCAATGTCAGCAACATGGTATGATACCAATGGCATGGAGCCCGATGGGTGGTGGTAATATATTTGTTATAGACGATGAAGATGAACGTAATAAACGCATCATCGCAGTTGCCAACATTCTTGCAGAAAAATATGCAACAGGTGCTGATGTGATTTTGTTAAGCTGGTTAATGACTCATCCTGCAAACATACTACCTGTATTAGGCACTTCAAAAATTGAACGTGTTCATGCAGCAGTAGCTGCAACGCTTCTTAAGCTTGAACGTGAAGAATGGTTTATGTTATGGCGGGCAAGTACCGGAAGAGAAGTTGCATAA
- a CDS encoding glycosyltransferase family 2 protein: MTATIHKLSIVIPAYNEARTIHLILDKINAVQLLNNIEKEVIIVNDCSSDDTKGAIDRYMQQSTLPIVLYNHEVNKGKGAALHTGIKQATGELVVIQDADLEYDPQEFNVLLKPVLDGFADVVYGSRFMGGNPHRILFFWHSIGNKVLTTLSNMFTNLNLTDMETCYKLFRREIIQKIDLKEARFGFEPEVTAKISRQPDIRIYEVGISYYGRTYAEGKKINWKDGFRAIWCILKYNLFR, encoded by the coding sequence ATGACAGCAACCATTCATAAACTTTCGATTGTAATCCCTGCTTATAACGAAGCAAGAACCATTCACCTGATCCTTGATAAGATCAATGCAGTGCAATTGCTCAACAATATTGAAAAGGAAGTGATCATTGTAAATGATTGCAGCAGTGATGATACAAAGGGTGCTATTGACCGCTATATGCAGCAATCAACCTTGCCGATCGTGTTGTACAATCATGAAGTGAACAAAGGCAAAGGTGCTGCTCTTCATACGGGTATTAAACAAGCCACTGGTGAATTGGTGGTGATACAGGATGCCGATCTCGAATACGATCCGCAGGAATTTAATGTGTTGCTGAAACCGGTGCTTGATGGTTTTGCTGATGTTGTGTATGGCTCACGTTTTATGGGTGGTAATCCTCATCGTATTTTATTCTTCTGGCACAGCATCGGAAACAAAGTGCTTACAACATTATCAAACATGTTTACCAATCTGAACTTAACAGATATGGAAACCTGTTATAAATTATTCCGTCGTGAAATCATTCAAAAAATTGATCTGAAAGAAGCACGTTTTGGTTTTGAACCGGAAGTGACAGCAAAAATTTCACGTCAACCTGATATACGTATTTACGAAGTTGGTATTTCCTATTATGGCCGTACGTATGCTGAAGGGAAGAAGATCAACTGGAAAGATGGTTTCAGAGCTATCTGGTGTATTTTGAAATACAATTTGTTCCGATAA